In one window of Primulina tabacum isolate GXHZ01 chromosome 8, ASM2559414v2, whole genome shotgun sequence DNA:
- the LOC142553412 gene encoding bifunctional bis(5'-adenosyl)-triphosphatase/adenylylsulfatase FHIT-like isoform X3, with amino-acid sequence MLKPLPLFSSLKFVAPFLHLQLPPTPPRFLLHSTSATLTRVPSNFARASSSFMQPPTEASMDSESYMFGTYKIDPREVFYSTQLSYALVNLRPLVPGHVLVCPRREVKRFLDLSADETSDIWLTAQKVGSQLESYHNASSLTFAIQDGPQAGQTVPHVHIHVLPRKSGDFEKNDEIYDAEKELKQKLDLDKERKDRSIAEMTEEADEYRKLFL; translated from the exons ATGTTAAAGCCGTTGCCTTTGTTCTCTTCCCTTAAATTTGTCGCACCATTTCTACATTTACAACTGCCCCCCACACCCCCGAGGTTTCTCCTTCATTCTACATCTGCGACTCTCACCAGGGTTCCCTCTAATTTCGCCAGAGCTTCCTCTTCCTTCATGCAACCGCCTACTGAGGCAAGT ATGGATTCTGAGAGTTACATGTTTGGCACATACAAAATCGACCCACGGGAAGTGTTCTACTCAACTCAACTTTCATATGCTTTGGTCAATCTCCGCCCTCTCGTTCCTGGT CACGTGCTTGTCTGCCCGAGGCGTGAAGTCAAACGCTTTCTTGATCTTAGTGCTGATGAGACCAGTGATATATGGCTCACAGCACAGAAGGTGGGGAGCCAACTTGAGTCCTACCACAATGCATCTTCACTTACATTTGCAATCCAA GATGGACCTCAGGCTGGACAGACTGTTCCACATGTTCATATTCATGTACTTCCCCGCAAAAGTGGCGATTTTGAAAAAAACGATGAGATCTACGATGCT gagaaggaactgaagcagaAGCTTGATCTTGACAAAGAGAGGAAAGACAGAAGCATAGCAGAAATGACTGAAGAGGCGGACGAATACAGAAAGCTTTTTCTTTGA
- the LOC142553412 gene encoding bifunctional bis(5'-adenosyl)-triphosphatase/adenylylsulfatase FHIT-like isoform X2, with protein MLKPLPLFSSLKFVAPFLHLQLPPTPPRFLLHSTSATLTRVPSNFARASSSFMQPPTEMDSESYMFGTYKIDPREVFYSTQLSYALVNLRPLVPGHVLVCPRREVKRFLDLSADETSDIWLTAQKVGSQLESYHNASSLTFAIQDGPQAGQTVPHVHIHVLPRKSGDFEKNDEIYDAIDLKEKELKQKLDLDKERKDRSIAEMTEEADEYRKLFL; from the exons ATGTTAAAGCCGTTGCCTTTGTTCTCTTCCCTTAAATTTGTCGCACCATTTCTACATTTACAACTGCCCCCCACACCCCCGAGGTTTCTCCTTCATTCTACATCTGCGACTCTCACCAGGGTTCCCTCTAATTTCGCCAGAGCTTCCTCTTCCTTCATGCAACCGCCTACTGAG ATGGATTCTGAGAGTTACATGTTTGGCACATACAAAATCGACCCACGGGAAGTGTTCTACTCAACTCAACTTTCATATGCTTTGGTCAATCTCCGCCCTCTCGTTCCTGGT CACGTGCTTGTCTGCCCGAGGCGTGAAGTCAAACGCTTTCTTGATCTTAGTGCTGATGAGACCAGTGATATATGGCTCACAGCACAGAAGGTGGGGAGCCAACTTGAGTCCTACCACAATGCATCTTCACTTACATTTGCAATCCAA GATGGACCTCAGGCTGGACAGACTGTTCCACATGTTCATATTCATGTACTTCCCCGCAAAAGTGGCGATTTTGAAAAAAACGATGAGATCTACGATGCT ATTGATTTGAAggagaaggaactgaagcagaAGCTTGATCTTGACAAAGAGAGGAAAGACAGAAGCATAGCAGAAATGACTGAAGAGGCGGACGAATACAGAAAGCTTTTTCTTTGA
- the LOC142553412 gene encoding bifunctional bis(5'-adenosyl)-triphosphatase/adenylylsulfatase FHIT-like isoform X1 — protein MLKPLPLFSSLKFVAPFLHLQLPPTPPRFLLHSTSATLTRVPSNFARASSSFMQPPTEASMDSESYMFGTYKIDPREVFYSTQLSYALVNLRPLVPGHVLVCPRREVKRFLDLSADETSDIWLTAQKVGSQLESYHNASSLTFAIQDGPQAGQTVPHVHIHVLPRKSGDFEKNDEIYDAIDLKEKELKQKLDLDKERKDRSIAEMTEEADEYRKLFL, from the exons ATGTTAAAGCCGTTGCCTTTGTTCTCTTCCCTTAAATTTGTCGCACCATTTCTACATTTACAACTGCCCCCCACACCCCCGAGGTTTCTCCTTCATTCTACATCTGCGACTCTCACCAGGGTTCCCTCTAATTTCGCCAGAGCTTCCTCTTCCTTCATGCAACCGCCTACTGAGGCAAGT ATGGATTCTGAGAGTTACATGTTTGGCACATACAAAATCGACCCACGGGAAGTGTTCTACTCAACTCAACTTTCATATGCTTTGGTCAATCTCCGCCCTCTCGTTCCTGGT CACGTGCTTGTCTGCCCGAGGCGTGAAGTCAAACGCTTTCTTGATCTTAGTGCTGATGAGACCAGTGATATATGGCTCACAGCACAGAAGGTGGGGAGCCAACTTGAGTCCTACCACAATGCATCTTCACTTACATTTGCAATCCAA GATGGACCTCAGGCTGGACAGACTGTTCCACATGTTCATATTCATGTACTTCCCCGCAAAAGTGGCGATTTTGAAAAAAACGATGAGATCTACGATGCT ATTGATTTGAAggagaaggaactgaagcagaAGCTTGATCTTGACAAAGAGAGGAAAGACAGAAGCATAGCAGAAATGACTGAAGAGGCGGACGAATACAGAAAGCTTTTTCTTTGA